From the Spiroplasma alleghenense genome, one window contains:
- the rplP gene encoding 50S ribosomal protein L16: MLMPKRTKYRRPHRVSYEGKAKGASFIAFGEYGLMSLDGAWITTRQIEAARIAMTRYMKRFGKVWIRIFPHMAKTKKPLEVRMGSGKGAPEDWVAVVKQGTFMFEIAGVPEETAREALRLAMHKLPVRCKIIKRGEE; the protein is encoded by the coding sequence ATGTTAATGCCAAAAAGAACAAAATATCGCCGTCCTCATAGAGTTAGTTATGAAGGAAAAGCAAAAGGAGCAAGTTTTATTGCTTTTGGGGAATATGGATTAATGTCTTTAGATGGGGCTTGAATTACAACTCGTCAAATAGAAGCTGCTCGTATAGCAATGACTCGTTATATGAAACGTTTTGGTAAAGTTTGAATAAGAATTTTTCCTCACATGGCAAAAACTAAAAAACCTTTAGAAGTACGTATGGGTAGCGGAAAAGGGGCTCCTGAAGATTGAGTAGCAGTAGTTAAACAAGGAACATTCATGTTTGAAATAGCAGGTGTTCCTGAAGAAACTGCTAGAGAAGCTCTTCGTTTAGCTATGCATAAATTACCTGTACGTTGCAAAATTATTAAGAGAGGTGAGGAATAA
- the rpmC gene encoding 50S ribosomal protein L29, whose product MSKSVELMTELRSKSVEELIKLGEERRAELFALKFQAAVGSLEQTHRISYIKKEIARIEMLLTEKKSSGTTVNKNVKIDYSKAVEAAEKSGKEVRKKQKEMIEKLQAEHFGQEDNSNEDAIAKLLQESSSDEIKEEPIIEEVIEEVIEEVIEEVIEEVIEEVIEEVIEEVEVEEPVIEELENNSEDEADILAAEKAKADAEKAEAEKLAAQQEADRLAAEKAKVDAEKAEAEKLAAQQEADRLAAEKLAAQQEVDRLAAEKLAAQQEADKLAAEKAKSDAEKAEAEKLAAQQEVDRLAAAKAKADAEKAEAEKLAAQQEADRLAAEKAAEKAKADAEKAAAKAKADAEKAEAEKLAAQQEADRLAAEKAKADAEKAAAKAKADAEKAEAEKLAAQQEADRLAAEKAKADAEKAAAKAKADAEKAEADRLAAEKAKAKADAEKAKALADEEAKRLAEDTKKLAEEQSKAKAKADAEKAAAKAKADAEKAKAKADAEKAAAKAKADAEKAKAKADAEKAASKAKADAEKAKAKADAEKAAAKAKADAEKLKQTKNKITEAKKTSQDNTWSIKKPTATTTKPKKVEQVSIKKVEIGKAQNSNVEGIQLKLQAKPKNSNTYVFGSNAAEAKKQIEEANKRAAEKRMQKRQEAAKKGVKR is encoded by the coding sequence ATGTCTAAGTCAGTAGAATTAATGACTGAATTAAGAAGCAAGTCTGTTGAAGAACTTATAAAATTAGGTGAAGAACGTCGTGCGGAATTATTCGCTCTTAAATTTCAAGCAGCGGTTGGTAGTTTAGAACAAACTCACAGAATTTCTTATATTAAAAAAGAAATAGCTAGAATTGAAATGCTTTTAACTGAGAAAAAAAGTAGCGGTACAACTGTTAATAAAAATGTTAAAATTGATTATTCAAAAGCTGTTGAAGCTGCTGAGAAATCAGGAAAAGAAGTACGTAAAAAACAAAAAGAAATGATTGAAAAATTACAAGCCGAACATTTTGGTCAAGAAGATAATTCAAACGAAGATGCAATTGCTAAATTACTTCAAGAAAGTTCATCTGATGAAATAAAAGAAGAGCCAATTATTGAAGAAGTAATTGAAGAAGTAATTGAAGAAGTAATTGAAGAAGTAATTGAAGAAGTAATTGAAGAAGTAATTGAAGAAGTAATTGAAGAAGTTGAAGTGGAAGAACCGGTCATCGAAGAATTAGAAAATAATTCTGAAGATGAAGCTGATATATTAGCAGCCGAAAAAGCAAAAGCTGACGCTGAAAAAGCAGAAGCCGAAAAACTTGCAGCACAACAAGAAGCTGATAGATTAGCAGCCGAAAAAGCAAAAGTAGATGCTGAAAAAGCAGAAGCCGAAAAACTTGCAGCACAACAAGAAGCTGATAGATTAGCAGCCGAAAAACTTGCAGCACAACAAGAAGTTGATAGATTAGCAGCCGAAAAACTTGCAGCACAACAAGAAGCTGATAAATTAGCAGCCGAAAAAGCAAAATCAGATGCTGAAAAAGCAGAAGCCGAAAAACTTGCAGCACAACAAGAAGTTGATAGATTAGCAGCCGCAAAAGCCAAAGCTGACGCTGAAAAAGCAGAAGCCGAAAAACTTGCAGCACAACAAGAAGCTGATAGATTAGCAGCCGAAAAAGCAGCTGAAAAAGCAAAAGCTGATGCTGAAAAAGCAGCCGCAAAAGCCAAAGCTGACGCTGAAAAAGCAGAAGCCGAAAAACTTGCAGCACAACAAGAAGCTGATAGATTAGCAGCCGAAAAAGCAAAAGCTGATGCTGAAAAAGCAGCCGCAAAAGCCAAAGCTGACGCTGAAAAAGCAGAAGCCGAAAAACTTGCAGCACAACAAGAAGCTGATAGATTAGCAGCCGAAAAAGCAAAAGCTGATGCTGAAAAAGCAGCCGCAAAAGCCAAAGCAGATGCTGAAAAAGCAGAAGCTGATAGATTAGCAGCCGAAAAGGCAAAAGCCAAAGCTGACGCTGAAAAAGCAAAAGCCCTTGCAGATGAAGAAGCAAAAAGACTTGCAGAAGACACAAAAAAATTAGCCGAAGAACAATCAAAAGCTAAAGCAAAAGCTGACGCTGAAAAAGCAGCCGCAAAAGCCAAAGCAGATGCTGAAAAAGCTAAAGCCAAAGCAGATGCTGAAAAAGCAGCCGCAAAAGCCAAAGCTGATGCTGAAAAAGCCAAAGCCAAAGCAGATGCTGAAAAAGCAGCCTCAAAAGCCAAAGCAGATGCAGAAAAAGCCAAAGCCAAAGCTGACGCTGAAAAAGCAGCCGCAAAAGCCAAAGCAGATGCTGAAAAATTAAAACAAACAAAAAACAAAATAACAGAAGCTAAAAAAACAAGTCAAGACAATACTTGATCTATTAAAAAACCAACAGCAACAACAACTAAACCCAAAAAGGTTGAACAAGTTTCAATTAAAAAAGTAGAAATAGGTAAGGCTCAGAATTCAAATGTTGAAGGAATTCAATTAAAATTACAGGCTAAGCCTAAAAATTCAAATACTTATGTATTTGGTTCAAATGCTGCAGAAGCGAAAAAACAAATCGAGGAAGCTAATAAAAGAGCTGCTGAGAAGAGAATGCAAAAACGTCAAGAAGCAGCTAAAAAAGGAGTTAAAAGATAA
- the rpsQ gene encoding 30S ribosomal protein S17, which yields MMDRNSRKTYQGRVVSDKMNKTITVLVETYKNHPVYKKRVKYSKKYKAHDENQVAKIGDKVEIMETRPLSATKNFRLVRVIEKAVA from the coding sequence ATAATGGACAGAAATAGTAGAAAAACATACCAAGGTAGAGTTGTTTCAGACAAAATGAATAAGACTATTACTGTTCTTGTCGAAACTTACAAAAACCATCCAGTATATAAAAAACGTGTAAAGTATTCTAAAAAGTATAAAGCCCACGATGAAAATCAAGTTGCTAAAATCGGTGATAAAGTTGAAATAATGGAAACAAGACCATTATCAGCAACAAAAAACTTCAGACTAGTTAGAGTTATAGAGAAGGCTGTAGCTTAG
- the rplN gene encoding 50S ribosomal protein L14, which translates to MIQNESRLKIADNSGAKEVLVIRNLGGSVRKFTNIGDIVVVTVKSAAPGGTIKKGQVVKAVIVRTVRGLRREDGTYIKFSENAAVIIKEDKTPRGTRIFGPIAREVKEAGFAKIASLAPEVL; encoded by the coding sequence ATGATCCAAAATGAATCAAGATTAAAGATAGCCGATAATTCTGGCGCAAAAGAGGTTTTAGTAATTCGTAATTTAGGTGGAAGTGTTAGAAAATTTACAAATATTGGTGACATAGTAGTTGTGACTGTTAAATCAGCCGCTCCTGGGGGAACAATAAAAAAAGGACAAGTTGTAAAAGCTGTAATTGTTAGAACAGTTAGGGGTTTAAGAAGAGAAGATGGAACTTATATCAAATTCTCAGAAAATGCCGCTGTTATTATAAAAGAGGATAAGACTCCTCGTGGAACGCGTATTTTTGGCCCAATTGCACGTGAAGTAAAAGAAGCTGGTTTTGCTAAAATAGCATCACTAGCTCCAGAAGTTTTATAG
- the rplX gene encoding 50S ribosomal protein L24 yields the protein MNKQKIIKGDVVKIIAGSHKGKQGPVTKLSKDKKRVYVEGVSAIKHFKPTQSDSEGGIREIPATVDISNVAIIDPKNKNAYSKIGYQITDDKKIRIARKSKAPLK from the coding sequence ATGAATAAACAAAAAATCATTAAAGGCGACGTAGTAAAAATAATCGCTGGAAGTCACAAGGGAAAACAAGGGCCAGTAACAAAATTATCAAAAGATAAGAAAAGAGTTTATGTTGAAGGTGTCTCTGCAATTAAACATTTTAAACCAACTCAATCAGATTCAGAAGGTGGAATTAGAGAAATTCCAGCTACTGTTGATATATCAAATGTAGCAATTATTGATCCAAAAAATAAAAATGCTTATTCAAAAATTGGATACCAAATTACTGATGATAAAAAAATTAGAATAGCGCGCAAATCAAAAGCGCCGCTTAAATAG
- the rplE gene encoding 50S ribosomal protein L5 has product MATKYVNRLEKQYKDKIIPELFKEKQYKSVMEVPKLEKIVINMGIGDAVHDVKKLDDAVNELTQITGSKPLVTKAKKSLAVFKLREGMPIGTKVTLRGRKMYDFLDKLINVALPRVRDFRGVPKTSFDGFGNYTLGIKEQIIFPEIDYDKVKKVRGMDITMVTTAKNNTDAYSLLEKMGMPFVK; this is encoded by the coding sequence ATGGCAACAAAATATGTGAATCGTTTAGAAAAACAATATAAAGACAAAATTATTCCTGAATTATTTAAGGAAAAACAATATAAATCAGTAATGGAAGTACCAAAATTAGAAAAAATTGTAATTAATATGGGTATAGGTGATGCTGTTCATGATGTTAAAAAACTTGATGATGCGGTTAATGAACTAACCCAAATTACAGGATCAAAACCTTTGGTAACAAAGGCTAAAAAATCTCTTGCCGTATTTAAATTACGTGAGGGAATGCCTATTGGGACCAAGGTCACATTAAGAGGAAGAAAAATGTATGATTTTTTAGATAAATTAATCAACGTTGCATTGCCTCGAGTGAGAGACTTCCGTGGAGTGCCTAAAACAAGTTTTGACGGTTTTGGAAACTACACTCTTGGAATTAAAGAACAAATTATTTTCCCTGAAATTGACTATGATAAAGTTAAAAAAGTAAGAGGAATGGATATTACTATGGTAACAACTGCAAAAAACAATACCGATGCATACTCATTATTAGAAAAAATGGGAATGCCTTTCGTTAAATAG
- a CDS encoding type Z 30S ribosomal protein S14 — translation MAKKSLKVKQARPQKFAVRAYTRCGNCGRPHSVLKKFNLCRLCFRDLAYKGQIPGIKKASW, via the coding sequence ATGGCAAAAAAATCATTAAAAGTAAAACAGGCACGCCCGCAAAAATTTGCTGTTCGTGCTTACACTAGATGTGGAAACTGTGGTAGACCGCACTCAGTTCTAAAGAAATTCAATTTATGTCGTTTATGTTTCAGAGACTTGGCTTATAAAGGCCAAATTCCTGGAATTAAAAAAGCATCTTGATAG
- the rpsH gene encoding 30S ribosomal protein S8, with the protein MTTDVIADMLTRIRNANQRYHKDVIIPGSKMKLEIADILKREGFIEGFTVETDFKKNITINLKYKGKSRVIQGLKRISKPGLRVYAQALEIPQVLNGLGIAIISTSKGIMTDKEARQQKIGGEVLAFVW; encoded by the coding sequence ATGACAACAGACGTTATAGCAGATATGCTAACAAGAATTCGTAATGCAAATCAAAGATATCACAAAGATGTGATAATTCCTGGTAGCAAAATGAAATTAGAAATAGCTGACATTTTAAAACGTGAAGGTTTTATTGAAGGTTTTACAGTAGAAACAGATTTCAAAAAAAACATCACAATTAATTTAAAATACAAAGGTAAATCAAGAGTAATTCAAGGACTAAAAAGAATTTCAAAACCAGGACTTAGAGTTTATGCACAAGCATTGGAAATCCCACAAGTATTAAACGGATTAGGTATTGCAATAATTTCAACTTCGAAAGGAATAATGACAGATAAAGAGGCTCGCCAACAAAAAATTGGTGGAGAAGTCTTGGCATTTGTTTGATAA
- the rplF gene encoding 50S ribosomal protein L6, which produces MSRIGNRVLSIPAGVEVRVEAGNNVTVKGSKGELKATFAPVIEIKVENNTVSTIRANEIKHTKQLHGTTNSLLQGMIEGVSQGFVKELQIVGVGYRAALAGNKINLSLGYSHPIEYEIPKGILVEIAKPTEIKISGIDKQLVGEVAANIRAYRRPEPYKGKGVKYKDEYIIRKEGKAAGK; this is translated from the coding sequence ATGTCACGTATAGGAAACAGAGTTTTATCAATCCCTGCTGGAGTTGAAGTAAGAGTTGAAGCAGGAAATAATGTTACAGTAAAAGGTTCTAAAGGTGAGTTAAAGGCAACTTTTGCACCAGTAATTGAAATTAAGGTCGAAAATAACACAGTTAGCACAATAAGAGCTAACGAAATAAAACATACAAAACAATTGCACGGAACTACAAACTCGTTACTTCAAGGAATGATCGAGGGTGTTAGTCAAGGTTTTGTAAAGGAATTACAAATTGTTGGAGTTGGTTATCGTGCCGCTCTAGCGGGTAACAAAATAAACTTATCGCTAGGTTACTCTCATCCAATTGAATATGAAATACCAAAAGGAATCTTAGTTGAAATTGCAAAACCAACAGAAATTAAGATTTCAGGAATTGATAAACAATTAGTTGGTGAGGTAGCAGCAAATATTAGAGCATATAGAAGACCAGAACCTTATAAAGGTAAAGGTGTTAAATACAAAGATGAATACATTATTAGAAAAGAAGGTAAAGCAGCTGGTAAATAG
- the rplR gene encoding 50S ribosomal protein L18, which translates to MKFTKAEARKRRHFRVRKKVSGTSSKPRLNVFKSNTNFYAQIIDDVAGVTLVSSSSLKMDLKNKSNIDAAKAVGKDLAEKAKAKKISEVVFDRGGYLFHGKVKAFADSAKENGMKF; encoded by the coding sequence ATGAAATTTACAAAAGCAGAAGCAAGAAAAAGACGACACTTTAGAGTTCGTAAAAAGGTTTCAGGAACCAGTTCAAAACCAAGACTTAATGTATTCAAATCTAACACTAATTTTTATGCTCAAATTATTGATGATGTTGCTGGAGTTACTTTGGTATCATCATCATCATTAAAAATGGATTTAAAAAATAAAAGTAATATTGATGCCGCAAAAGCTGTTGGTAAAGATCTAGCAGAAAAAGCTAAGGCTAAAAAAATATCAGAAGTTGTGTTTGACCGTGGGGGATATTTATTCCATGGTAAAGTGAAAGCGTTTGCTGATTCAGCAAAAGAAAATGGAATGAAATTTTAA
- the rpsE gene encoding 30S ribosomal protein S5, which yields MSTEDKKVIEVNSSETEKPAEKTFTPKPGARPGAKFGNGEKKPFNKDGKKPFDKNNRRFEKEKDPYEEKVVKINRVTKVTKGGRRFRFAAVVVIGDKKGKVGLGTGKANEVPDAIKKAVKEAKKSLIKVSLSGTTVPHEVIGHYGAGKVLIKPAKKGTGVIAGGPARAVIELAGVHDVYAKSLGSNTPINMIRATLEGLKSMQTPESIARLRSNSKIEQRQAAPLGEVSPVADKSATV from the coding sequence ATGAGTACAGAAGATAAAAAAGTAATCGAAGTTAATTCTTCAGAAACTGAAAAACCAGCCGAAAAAACTTTCACTCCAAAACCAGGTGCCCGTCCAGGTGCTAAATTTGGAAATGGTGAAAAGAAACCTTTTAATAAAGATGGTAAAAAACCATTTGACAAAAATAACCGTCGTTTCGAAAAAGAAAAAGATCCATACGAAGAAAAGGTTGTTAAAATTAACCGTGTTACTAAAGTAACAAAAGGTGGACGTCGTTTTAGATTCGCAGCAGTTGTTGTTATTGGCGATAAAAAAGGTAAAGTAGGATTAGGAACTGGAAAAGCTAATGAAGTTCCAGATGCAATAAAAAAAGCTGTAAAAGAAGCTAAAAAATCATTAATCAAAGTTTCATTATCTGGAACAACTGTTCCCCACGAAGTAATTGGACATTACGGAGCTGGTAAAGTTTTAATTAAACCTGCTAAAAAAGGTACAGGAGTAATCGCCGGAGGACCTGCAAGGGCAGTTATAGAACTTGCCGGAGTTCATGATGTTTACGCTAAATCGCTAGGATCAAACACACCAATAAATATGATTAGAGCAACTCTTGAAGGTTTAAAATCAATGCAAACCCCTGAGTCAATTGCTAGATTACGCTCAAATTCAAAAATAGAACAAAGACAAGCAGCTCCATTAGGAGAAGTTAGCCCAGTAGCTGATAAATCAGCTACTGTTTAG
- the rplO gene encoding 50S ribosomal protein L15 yields the protein MKLHELKYTPGSHKDSTRVGRGMASGKGKTSTRGHKGQNSRSGGGVRPGFEGGQTPLFRRLPKIGFTSMNRKEFVIVNLELIEKLGLTTVDHKSLIDKKVIKSEKTLVKVLGNGKITKSINVKVNKVSKSAEEAIKANGGTVEVI from the coding sequence ATGAAATTACATGAATTAAAATACACTCCTGGTAGTCACAAAGATTCTACCAGAGTAGGACGTGGAATGGCTTCTGGAAAAGGTAAAACTTCAACTAGAGGGCACAAAGGTCAAAATTCTCGTTCTGGAGGAGGAGTTCGCCCTGGTTTTGAAGGGGGACAAACACCTTTATTCAGAAGATTGCCAAAAATTGGATTTACAAGCATGAATCGCAAAGAATTTGTAATTGTAAATTTAGAACTAATTGAAAAACTAGGTTTGACAACTGTTGATCACAAAAGTCTTATTGATAAAAAAGTAATTAAAAGTGAAAAAACCTTGGTAAAAGTTCTTGGAAATGGTAAAATAACAAAATCAATTAATGTTAAAGTTAATAAAGTATCAAAATCAGCCGAAGAAGCAATTAAAGCTAACGGGGGAACAGTAGAGGTGATTTAG
- the secY gene encoding preprotein translocase subunit SecY yields the protein MALKSIKKSKRKKTTVQDEFVRGNFFIRNKDLVKRIVFTLIVLILVRLGTLLTVPGITLSPNFKESIDNQEFFQLLSTLGGGSIGRFSILALGVSPYITASIIVQLLSTDVIPVLSRWNKSGERGRKKLDRLTKLLTIPFALMQGIATIFTLVQQGLIVPKWTSDELGTAPAWFYFILVPAVMLAGTFLMLWIADQITTRGIGNGVSIIIFTGITASLPANFINTFKFWVNGKEEATILFEGILYYMIYILAFLLVIFFVVLMNEAERKVPIQQTGAGLIDSEQHTPYLPLKVNNAGVIPVIFASAIISTPMTVSQIIEVTNPSSGFVYFTNNFLSFSTWWGIGIYSVLTILFTFLYAQVQINPEKISENFQKSGTFIPGIKPGKDTTKYLSSTVNRLSIIGSFFLALVAVLPYLITKVTNLPSNLAIGGTGLIILISVSLQTIQQIKGRVIQQAFIDKKKEKFSGQVSETTMNHIW from the coding sequence GTGGCTCTTAAGTCTATTAAGAAATCTAAAAGAAAAAAAACTACAGTACAAGACGAATTCGTAAGAGGTAATTTCTTTATTAGAAATAAAGACCTTGTAAAACGAATTGTTTTTACTTTAATAGTCCTAATATTAGTTAGGCTAGGTACTCTACTTACAGTGCCGGGTATTACTTTATCACCCAACTTTAAAGAAAGTATTGATAATCAAGAATTTTTTCAATTACTTTCAACTCTTGGAGGAGGGAGTATTGGTCGTTTCTCAATTCTTGCATTGGGTGTTTCGCCGTATATTACAGCATCTATTATAGTTCAACTTCTTTCAACAGATGTTATTCCGGTGTTATCTCGTTGAAATAAATCTGGTGAGAGAGGTAGAAAAAAACTAGATCGCCTAACTAAATTGTTAACAATTCCATTTGCATTAATGCAAGGAATTGCAACAATATTCACACTTGTTCAGCAAGGTTTAATTGTTCCAAAATGAACGAGTGACGAGTTAGGTACAGCTCCAGCATGGTTTTACTTTATACTGGTTCCTGCTGTGATGCTTGCAGGTACTTTCTTAATGCTTTGAATTGCAGACCAAATAACTACTCGCGGTATTGGGAATGGAGTTTCAATAATAATTTTTACTGGAATTACAGCAAGTCTGCCTGCCAACTTTATAAATACATTTAAATTCTGAGTAAATGGAAAAGAAGAAGCTACAATTCTTTTTGAAGGAATACTTTATTACATGATTTATATATTAGCATTTCTACTTGTTATTTTCTTCGTTGTTCTAATGAATGAAGCAGAAAGAAAAGTTCCAATTCAACAAACTGGTGCAGGGCTTATTGATTCAGAACAACATACCCCGTATTTGCCTCTTAAGGTAAATAACGCTGGTGTTATTCCTGTTATATTTGCTTCTGCAATTATTTCGACTCCGATGACTGTTTCACAAATTATTGAGGTAACGAATCCTTCAAGCGGTTTCGTTTACTTTACTAATAATTTCCTATCCTTCTCAACATGATGGGGTATTGGTATATATTCAGTTCTGACAATATTATTTACATTCCTGTACGCTCAAGTACAAATCAACCCTGAAAAGATTTCGGAAAACTTCCAAAAATCTGGTACATTCATTCCTGGAATTAAACCAGGAAAAGATACAACAAAATACCTTTCCTCGACAGTGAATAGGTTAAGTATAATAGGTTCATTCTTTTTAGCATTAGTTGCAGTTTTACCTTATTTGATAACAAAAGTTACCAATTTACCAAGTAACTTGGCTATCGGGGGAACTGGTTTAATTATTTTAATCTCAGTTTCCTTACAAACAATTCAACAAATAAAAGGAAGGGTAATCCAACAAGCCTTTATTGATAAGAAAAAAGAGAAATTTTCTGGTCAAGTTAGCGAAACAACTATGAACCATATATGGTAG
- a CDS encoding adenylate kinase: MNIILLGAPGSGKGTQAEKLVQNFNFEQLSTGDLFRKNISEKTQMGLEASKLISAGKLVPDEITNKMVEEYLKNGNKENIIFDGYPRTINQAKALKEILVLNNSKIDKVILLDVEEKILLERLVGRLICPKCKRSYHLKNRPPKKEGICDFDNSSLETRPDDKPEKIAIRLQSYLSDTSPLIDYYKTEKKLVKISVSNLTSEKVFEKIREALKL; this comes from the coding sequence ATGAACATTATTTTATTAGGAGCTCCTGGCAGCGGTAAGGGTACACAAGCAGAGAAATTAGTTCAGAATTTTAATTTTGAACAATTATCAACTGGAGATTTATTTAGAAAAAATATCTCTGAAAAAACTCAAATGGGTCTAGAGGCTAGTAAGTTAATAAGTGCTGGCAAGCTAGTTCCAGATGAAATAACAAATAAAATGGTTGAAGAATATCTAAAAAATGGCAACAAGGAAAATATTATATTCGACGGTTATCCCCGCACAATTAACCAAGCGAAAGCTTTGAAAGAAATTCTAGTTTTGAATAATTCGAAGATTGATAAAGTCATCTTGTTAGATGTTGAAGAAAAAATTCTTTTAGAAAGATTAGTTGGTCGACTTATTTGTCCTAAGTGTAAAAGAAGTTATCATTTAAAAAATCGCCCACCAAAAAAAGAGGGAATTTGTGATTTTGATAATTCTTCATTGGAAACAAGACCAGATGATAAACCTGAAAAGATTGCTATTAGATTGCAATCTTATCTAAGTGATACAAGCCCTCTGATTGATTATTATAAAACTGAAAAAAAATTAGTTAAAATTTCTGTTAGTAATTTGACATCTGAAAAAGTTTTCGAAAAAATAAGAGAGGCTTTGAAATTATAA
- the map gene encoding type I methionyl aminopeptidase translates to MVSIKSSSEISKMKIAGKILGQALKMLEEMIKPGINCLDLDKAFLEFITSKGCTSNFFGYYDYPAHICVSINEQLIHGIPQNRTIQDGDIVSIDTGCVYEGYHADAAITKICGMPKNEKDIKLVNDTKKSLELAIEQVRDGVRIGTISATVQKFIEQNGFQLPTDFAGHGIGTAMHEDPLIPNTGVADTGMRLKAGMTICIEPMVQVSTSKTITAKDNWTVISADNSMAAHFEHTILVTEEGCEILTLFKD, encoded by the coding sequence ATGGTTTCGATCAAATCAAGTTCAGAAATTTCAAAAATGAAAATTGCTGGAAAAATTCTGGGTCAAGCTTTAAAAATGTTGGAAGAAATGATAAAACCTGGTATTAATTGCTTAGACTTAGATAAAGCTTTTTTAGAATTTATTACTTCAAAAGGTTGTACAAGCAACTTTTTTGGATATTATGATTATCCGGCTCATATTTGTGTTTCTATAAATGAACAATTAATCCATGGTATTCCTCAGAACCGAACTATTCAAGATGGAGATATTGTTTCAATCGATACAGGTTGCGTATATGAAGGATATCACGCAGATGCGGCTATCACAAAAATTTGTGGTATGCCAAAAAATGAAAAAGATATTAAATTAGTTAATGACACTAAAAAGTCATTAGAATTGGCAATTGAACAGGTGAGAGACGGTGTACGCATCGGAACCATTTCTGCTACTGTTCAAAAATTTATTGAGCAAAATGGTTTTCAATTGCCAACGGATTTTGCTGGTCATGGAATTGGTACTGCAATGCATGAAGATCCCTTAATTCCAAATACTGGAGTGGCTGACACAGGAATGCGTTTGAAGGCCGGGATGACTATTTGTATTGAGCCAATGGTACAAGTTTCAACTAGCAAAACAATTACTGCAAAGGATAATTGAACAGTTATTAGTGCAGACAATAGTATGGCCGCACACTTTGAACATACTATCTTGGTAACCGAAGAAGGGTGCGAAATCCTTACTTTATTTAAAGATTAG
- the infA gene encoding translation initiation factor IF-1, with translation MAKEDLLEVEGIVQEVLPNATFKVKLENEIVIDAHVSGKIRMNYIRILPGDKVTVAISPYDMTRGRITYRNKG, from the coding sequence ATGGCAAAAGAAGATCTTTTAGAAGTAGAAGGTATTGTGCAAGAAGTGTTGCCTAATGCAACATTCAAGGTGAAACTAGAAAACGAGATTGTTATCGATGCCCACGTGTCGGGTAAAATCCGAATGAACTACATCCGCATTTTACCCGGAGACAAGGTAACAGTCGCAATTTCACCATACGATATGACACGTGGTAGAATTACTTACCGAAATAAAGGATAA
- the rpmJ gene encoding 50S ribosomal protein L36: MKVRSSVKKICDKCRVIRRKGRVMIICGQPKHKQRQG, encoded by the coding sequence ATGAAAGTAAGATCATCAGTCAAAAAAATTTGCGATAAATGTCGTGTAATTAGACGAAAAGGCCGTGTAATGATTATTTGTGGCCAACCCAAACATAAACAACGACAAGGTTAA
- the rpsM gene encoding 30S ribosomal protein S13 — MARISGVEIPNEKRVVIALTYIYGIGLSTSQKVLSATKISEDVRVKDLTEEQIKKISTELSEIKTEGDLRRETALNIKRLMEIGSYRGMRHRKGLPVRGQSTKQNARTRKGPKKTVANKKK; from the coding sequence ATGGCTCGAATTAGTGGAGTAGAAATTCCAAATGAAAAAAGAGTAGTAATTGCTCTTACTTATATTTATGGAATTGGTTTATCAACATCACAAAAGGTCTTATCCGCAACAAAAATAAGCGAAGATGTTCGTGTAAAAGATTTAACAGAAGAACAAATTAAGAAAATATCAACTGAACTTTCAGAAATAAAAACTGAGGGGGATCTACGTAGAGAGACAGCTCTAAATATCAAAAGATTAATGGAAATTGGAAGTTATAGAGGAATGCGTCACCGTAAGGGATTGCCTGTAAGGGGACAATCTACCAAACAAAACGCTCGTACCCGAAAAGGTCCTAAGAAAACTGTAGCTAACAAGAAAAAATAG